CAAGAGACCCCATGACCCGCCTGGATATCCTGCTTGTGCAGCAACAGCTGGCCAATTCCCGCACCCATGCAAAGAAACTGATTGATGCCGGCCGTGTATTTCTCTCCGATGGCCAGCAGTGGCGTCCGGCTGGCAAAGCCAGCCAGCCCGTGAGTGAAGAAACGCTTATCCGCGTCGAAGCATTACCAGAGGATCGCTACGTCTCCCGCGCCGGCCTGAAGCTCGCGGGGATACTCGACCATACCGGCCTCAATCCCACCGACTGGCATGCACTGGATGTGGGTTGTTCTACCGGCGGCTTCAGTGATTGCCTGCTGCAGCGCGGCGCCGCGCTGGTGGTCGGGGTTGACGTAGGTCGTGACCAGCTGGCCGAGAAACTCCGCAATGACCCGCGTATGCACCTGTTTGAGTCTTTAAACGCGCGTCACCTGAATGCCAGTCAGATTGCCCCTTATGGAGATGATGGTTTTGACGCCATTGTGATGGATGTGTCGTTTATTTCTCAGACGCTGATCCTGCCGCAGTTACCGGTATTGATGAAACCCGGGGGCCACCTGTTGAGCCTGGTCAAACCCCAGTTTGAGGTGGGGCCGGAGGGAATCGGCAAAGGGGGGTTGGTGCGCGATACCAGTTTGTATATCCAGGTCGAGCAATCCATCAGCGCACTGTGTCACAGCCTGGGTTTACAGGTACATGCCTACATCGACAGCCCAATCAAAGGCGGCGATGGCAATCGCGAATTTCTCCTGTGGGCACAAAACAAGACAGCGGGCAATTAGCAGACGCGGACCGGCCTGTTCGAGAACATGCACCGGTCAAGATCAGAGAATTTTTTCCAGCTTGGCCTTGAAGCCGGATTTCGCCACTTCCGTGGGAGAGGAACGCCGCGTGGGGCGCAATACGAGATTGCCATTGCAGTTGGGGCAATTGGCATTGAGTGCTTCGCTGCAGGTCGGGCAGAAGGTGCACTCGAAAGAACAGATAAAGGCATCGTCAATCAGGCCGAGACGCGTATTGCAGCGCTCGCAGGCCGGCTTCATTTTCAACATGTAGGTCCTTCCCGTAGTGATAGTTACCGGTGTCCGGGCGGGACATCCCTGGCCCGCCCGGACACCGTACAACCTCAGGACGCGTCAACCTGCTGATCGGTCCTCGCGGCCATAATGAAATCATTCTTGTGCAGACCGCCCGCTTCGTGGCTCCACCAGGTCACAGTTACCTTACCCCACTCGGTCAGCAGCGCCGGGTGGTGGCCCACTTCCTCCGCGATCTCGCCCACCCGGTTGGTGAACGCCAACGCCTGCTTGAAGTTGCGGAACTTGAACACCCGTTCCAGCTGCATTACGCCGTCCCGAGTTTTTGGTGTCCAATCCGGAATCTCGCGAATCAGCTCTGCCAGCTCGTCATCGCTTACCAGCGGTGCATCTGCGCGGCAGGCCTCACATTCCTGTTGTGCCAATTCGGTCATTGCAGTCTCCTGTATATAAAAACTGGTGATGCGATTCGTGGTACTCGGCCACAAATTCGCAGATTCTCAACTGTAATCGCCCCCCCGGAGGCGTACAAGGCGACCCGAGTCACACAAAACTTTGCTCTGCCAGGACGCGACTGGTGAGACAACTATGCTGAATACTGGTCAGTTCAAGGAAGCCACCCTATGTCTATTCACGGCAAGACAACTGCCGCCAGGCTGGCAGGCATTACTGCTCTGTTAGTGATCATCTGGAGCTGCGAACA
The Microbulbifer celer DNA segment above includes these coding regions:
- a CDS encoding TlyA family RNA methyltransferase, translated to MTRLDILLVQQQLANSRTHAKKLIDAGRVFLSDGQQWRPAGKASQPVSEETLIRVEALPEDRYVSRAGLKLAGILDHTGLNPTDWHALDVGCSTGGFSDCLLQRGAALVVGVDVGRDQLAEKLRNDPRMHLFESLNARHLNASQIAPYGDDGFDAIVMDVSFISQTLILPQLPVLMKPGGHLLSLVKPQFEVGPEGIGKGGLVRDTSLYIQVEQSISALCHSLGLQVHAYIDSPIKGGDGNREFLLWAQNKTAGN
- a CDS encoding DUF1272 domain-containing protein; protein product: MLKMKPACERCNTRLGLIDDAFICSFECTFCPTCSEALNANCPNCNGNLVLRPTRRSSPTEVAKSGFKAKLEKIL
- a CDS encoding 4a-hydroxytetrahydrobiopterin dehydratase, whose protein sequence is MTELAQQECEACRADAPLVSDDELAELIREIPDWTPKTRDGVMQLERVFKFRNFKQALAFTNRVGEIAEEVGHHPALLTEWGKVTVTWWSHEAGGLHKNDFIMAARTDQQVDAS